In Spinacia oleracea cultivar Varoflay chromosome 5, BTI_SOV_V1, whole genome shotgun sequence, a single window of DNA contains:
- the LOC110783125 gene encoding FCS-Like Zinc finger 8, giving the protein MLRKRTRQVTSTQGIISDHSNSSWIPPEKSTKPTSFFLNSPRFFKSLFSSSSSSSNSPSPSPSSSLNDPIMSPTSILDSKAFSALANSFWVVDNNTNNNNNSNKNSKTFSWEQPNNTKGIGLALIDENSSESNNNNNITTNNNSNMNNTATSKQQKRKLVVFGSQLRIQVPPLPPSSVFPCFSPESPREFGIKTPRNSLWPFGNKDSQVHPHESPGNGKGNGNGNDNNLSLSDMELSEDYTCVISHGPNPKTTHIFGNCIVQSCCGVVGSSSFSSRRNGYLSKFGNSISSPENFLSFCHHCKKKLGEGSDIYMYRGEKAFCSQECRCQEMLFDEMEN; this is encoded by the exons ATGCTGAGGAAAAGAACAAGACAAGTGACAAGTACACAAGGGATAATTAGTGATCATAGCAATAGTTCATGGATTCCACCTGAGAAATCCACAAAACCCACTTCATTTTTCTTAAATTCTCCTAGATTTTTCAAGAGTTTgttctcttcttcttcatcttcttcgaaTTCACCTTCACCTTCACCTTCATCTAGCTTGAATGATCCAATAATGAGTCCAACTTCAATACTTGACAGTAAAGCATTCTCTGCTTTAGCCAACTCTTTCTGGGTTGTtgacaacaacaccaacaacaacaacaacagcaacaaaaactcaaaaactTTCTCATGGGAACAACCCAACAACACAAAGGGGATTGGCCTTGCTTTAATTGATGAAAACAGTTCTGaatccaacaacaacaacaacatcaccaccaacaacaacagcaacatgAACAACACAGCAACATCCAAACAACAGAAAAGAAAACTAGTAGTGTTTGGTTCACAACTCAGAATCCAAGTACCTCCTTTACCACCTTCCTCTGTTTTCCCCTGTTTTTCCCCTGAATCACCAAGAGAGTTTGGGATTAAAACTCCAAGAAACAGTTTATGGCCGTTTGGAAACAAGGATTCCCAAGTTCACCCCCATGAATCCCCCGGAAACGGGaaagggaatgggaatggaaatgatAATAACCTTTCTTTGAGTGACATGGAGTTATCTGAGGATTACACCTGTGTAATCTCTCATGGTCCAAACCCTAAAACAACTCATATATTTGGGAATTGCATTGTTCAAAGCTGTTGTGGTGTTGTTGGGTCTTCTTCGTTTTCATCAAGGAGAAATGGGTATTTGTCCAAATTTGGAAACTCCATTTCTTCACCTGAGAATTTCCTTAGTTTTTGCCACCATTGCAAGAAGAAGCTTGGTGAAGGAAGTGACATTTACATGTACAG AGGAGAAAAGGCCTTTTGCAGTCAAGAATGCCGCTGCCAAGAAATGCTTTTTGATGAAATGGAGAACTAG